In Pseudomonas alcaliphila JAB1, a single window of DNA contains:
- a CDS encoding diguanylate cyclase, with amino-acid sequence MTAILRLLMLLLLPALSWAESLPLPIGQAQTLPGPYMHVWEDPDGQADFVDVRALPDSAWQTVARRDASFGYSGSSYWLRLDVHNPHNRSLGWVLLIGNPLLDQLDAYGLDGKRIYRAGDQRPFDWRWVEHRQLVLPLDLESGEQQRIWLRMQTDGSANLSASLMTRDAFDHQEQRSLLLQGLFFGALIAMLIYNLSIFCITRDRNYLWYSLFVASFSLYQFIQLGFALQWLWPNALTWQQLSFPLSSALATLFGIHFTYGVLELDKAAKPYRWVANTLKVCAWLVLGMALFGPYAPALIGSFVLVVACAIAAFIITLLRWRGGYAAARLFALGWFVLIAASLASILTGTGLLPYSLLTLHAQQIGGLIEMTVFSIALASRIRHVQEAERLAQAKLIDQERRLRTEQTKHLELQTQISENLEHRVQERTATLQDTLQQLSNANMRLAELNRRDGLTGLFNRQTLSEELARACARAERSRQSLAVLMLDLDHFKQVNDRYGHLAGDACLRHAAQRIQQRLRSSDLLARFGGEEFAALLDNTDLSGALDLAEQLREDLAQNPCLYQQQSIALSLSIGLHAGVPSDPGCGEQWLELADRALYRAKASGRNRVVSYEANAFNDA; translated from the coding sequence TTGACTGCCATCCTGCGCCTATTGATGCTTCTGCTGCTGCCAGCGTTGAGCTGGGCAGAAAGCCTGCCACTGCCGATCGGTCAGGCGCAGACACTGCCCGGTCCCTATATGCACGTCTGGGAGGACCCGGATGGCCAGGCCGACTTCGTCGATGTCCGCGCACTACCCGACTCCGCCTGGCAGACCGTCGCCCGGCGCGATGCCAGCTTCGGCTACAGCGGTAGCAGCTACTGGCTGCGCCTGGATGTACACAATCCGCACAATCGCTCGCTTGGCTGGGTTCTACTGATCGGCAATCCCCTGCTGGATCAACTCGACGCCTACGGCCTGGACGGCAAGCGCATCTACCGCGCCGGCGACCAGCGTCCCTTTGACTGGCGCTGGGTCGAACACCGGCAACTGGTACTCCCCCTCGACCTGGAGTCCGGCGAGCAGCAGCGCATCTGGCTGCGCATGCAAACCGATGGCTCGGCGAACCTCAGCGCCAGCCTGATGACCCGCGATGCCTTCGACCACCAGGAACAGCGCAGCCTGTTGCTACAGGGTCTGTTCTTCGGCGCCCTGATCGCGATGCTGATCTACAACCTGAGCATTTTCTGCATCACGCGCGACCGCAACTATCTCTGGTACAGCCTGTTCGTCGCCAGCTTCAGCCTCTACCAGTTCATCCAGCTCGGCTTCGCCCTGCAATGGCTGTGGCCAAACGCCCTGACCTGGCAGCAACTGAGCTTCCCGCTCAGCTCGGCACTGGCGACGCTGTTCGGCATTCACTTCACCTACGGCGTGCTGGAACTGGACAAGGCCGCGAAGCCGTACCGCTGGGTCGCCAACACGCTCAAGGTCTGCGCCTGGCTGGTGCTGGGGATGGCGTTGTTTGGCCCGTACGCACCGGCCCTGATCGGCAGCTTCGTGCTGGTGGTCGCCTGCGCCATAGCCGCCTTCATCATCACCTTGCTGCGCTGGCGGGGCGGCTATGCGGCAGCGCGCCTGTTCGCCCTGGGCTGGTTCGTGCTGATTGCTGCCAGCCTTGCCAGCATCCTCACCGGTACCGGTCTGCTGCCCTACTCGCTGCTGACCCTGCATGCCCAGCAGATCGGCGGCCTGATCGAGATGACGGTGTTCTCCATCGCCCTGGCCTCACGTATCCGCCACGTGCAGGAAGCCGAACGCCTGGCCCAGGCCAAACTGATCGATCAGGAGCGCCGCCTGCGCACCGAGCAGACCAAGCACCTGGAACTGCAGACACAGATCAGTGAAAACCTGGAACACCGTGTACAGGAGCGTACCGCGACCCTGCAGGACACTCTTCAGCAACTGTCCAACGCCAACATGCGCCTGGCGGAATTGAATCGCCGTGACGGACTCACCGGCCTGTTCAATCGCCAGACACTCAGCGAAGAACTGGCGCGCGCCTGCGCCCGCGCCGAACGCAGCCGGCAGTCGCTGGCGGTATTGATGCTGGATCTGGATCACTTCAAGCAGGTCAATGATCGCTACGGCCACCTGGCAGGCGATGCCTGCCTGCGTCATGCGGCCCAGCGCATTCAACAACGCCTGCGCAGCAGCGATCTGCTGGCACGCTTCGGCGGCGAAGAGTTCGCCGCCCTGCTCGACAACACGGATCTGAGCGGCGCACTCGACCTGGCCGAGCAATTGCGCGAAGACCTCGCGCAGAACCCCTGCCTCTACCAACAGCAGTCGATAGCGCTGAGCCTGAGCATCGGCCTGCACGCCGGAGTACCGAGTGACCCCGGCTGCGGTGAACAATGGCTGGAACTGGCAGACCGCGCCCTGTATCGCGCCAAGGCAAGCGGTCGTAACCGCGTGGTCAGTTACGAAGCCAACGCCTTCAACGACGCCTGA
- the gltX gene encoding glutamate--tRNA ligase, translating to MTTVRTRIAPSPTGDPHVGTAYIALFNLCFARQHGGQFILRIEDTDQVRSTRESEQQIFDALRWLGIEWDEGPDVGGPHGPYRQSERGEIYKKYSDELVGKGHAFPCFCSAERLDEVRAQQMANKETPRYDGHCMHLEPAEAQRRIAAGESHVVRMKVPSEGVCVVPDMLRGDVEIPWDRMDMQVLMKADGLPTYFLANVVDDHLMGITHVLRGEEWLPSAPKLIKLYEYFGWEQPALCYMPLLRNPDKSKLSKRKNPTSITFYERMGYLPQAMLNYLGRMGWSMPDEREKFSLAEMIEHFEINRVSLGGPIFDLEKLSWLNGQWLRELPVETFAAEVQKWALNPEYLMKIAPHVQGRVETFSQIAPLAGFFFSGGLNLDAKLFEHKKLSPDQVRQLMQLILWKLESLRQWEKERITGCIQAVVEHLELKLRDAMPLMFAAITGQASSVSVLDAMEILGPDLTRFRLRQALELLGGTSKKEAKEWEKLLASIA from the coding sequence ATGACCACCGTCCGTACCCGTATCGCGCCATCGCCAACCGGCGACCCCCATGTCGGCACCGCTTATATCGCGCTGTTCAACCTGTGCTTCGCTCGTCAGCACGGTGGCCAGTTCATCCTGCGCATCGAAGACACCGACCAGGTTCGCTCGACTCGTGAGTCCGAACAGCAGATTTTCGATGCCCTGCGCTGGCTGGGCATCGAGTGGGACGAAGGCCCGGATGTCGGCGGTCCGCATGGCCCGTACCGGCAGAGCGAGCGTGGCGAGATCTACAAGAAGTATTCGGACGAGCTGGTCGGCAAAGGCCATGCCTTCCCATGCTTTTGCTCCGCCGAGCGCCTCGACGAAGTGCGTGCGCAGCAGATGGCCAACAAGGAAACTCCGCGCTACGACGGCCACTGCATGCATCTGGAGCCGGCTGAGGCGCAGCGTCGCATCGCCGCAGGCGAGTCGCACGTTGTACGGATGAAGGTGCCGAGCGAAGGCGTTTGCGTGGTGCCGGACATGCTGCGTGGCGATGTCGAGATCCCATGGGATCGCATGGACATGCAGGTGCTGATGAAGGCCGATGGCCTGCCGACCTACTTCCTGGCCAACGTGGTCGATGACCACCTGATGGGCATCACTCACGTGCTGCGTGGCGAGGAATGGCTGCCGTCGGCGCCCAAGCTGATCAAGCTCTACGAGTACTTCGGCTGGGAACAGCCGGCGCTGTGCTACATGCCGCTACTGCGCAATCCGGACAAGAGCAAGCTGTCCAAGCGCAAGAACCCCACCAGCATCACCTTCTACGAGCGCATGGGCTACCTGCCGCAGGCCATGCTTAACTACCTGGGGCGCATGGGCTGGTCGATGCCGGACGAGCGCGAAAAGTTCTCCCTGGCCGAGATGATCGAGCACTTCGAGATCAACCGCGTGTCGCTGGGTGGACCGATTTTCGATCTGGAGAAGCTGTCCTGGCTCAACGGCCAGTGGCTGCGTGAGCTGCCGGTGGAAACCTTCGCTGCCGAAGTGCAGAAGTGGGCGCTCAACCCCGAGTACCTGATGAAGATCGCGCCGCACGTGCAGGGCAGGGTGGAGACCTTCAGCCAGATCGCACCGCTGGCCGGCTTCTTCTTTTCTGGTGGCCTGAACCTGGACGCCAAGCTGTTCGAGCACAAGAAGCTCTCGCCCGATCAGGTGCGCCAGCTGATGCAACTGATCCTGTGGAAGCTCGAGTCGCTGCGTCAGTGGGAAAAGGAGCGCATCACCGGCTGCATCCAGGCGGTGGTCGAGCACTTGGAGCTGAAGCTGCGTGACGCCATGCCGCTGATGTTCGCGGCCATCACCGGCCAAGCCAGCTCGGTATCGGTACTCGATGCCATGGAAATCCTCGGCCCGGATCTGACCCGCTTCCGCCTGCGTCAGGCGCTGGAACTGCTCGGCGGCACCTCGAAGAAAGAGGCCAAGGAGTGGGAGAAGCTGCTGGCGAGCATCGCCTGA
- a CDS encoding DHA2 family efflux MFS transporter permease subunit, whose protein sequence is MMSAMLGAFMAVLDIQITNSSLKDIQGALSATLEEGSWISTSYLVAEIIMIPLTAWLVQLLSARRLAVWVSVGFLIASLLCSMAWSLESMIVFRALQGFTGGALIPLAFTMTLIKLPEHYRAKGMALFAITATFAPSIGPTLGGWLTENWGWEYIFYINVPPGLIMIAGLLYGLEKKAPHWELLKTTDYAGIVTLGLGLGCLQVFLEEGHRKDWLESQLIVGLGSVALVSLILFVILQISRPNPLINLGVLRERNFGLASISSLGLGVGLYGSIYVLPLYLAQIQGYNAMQIGEVIMWMGVPQLFLIPLVPKLMKIISPKWLCALGFALFGAASFFSGVLNPDFAGEQFQHIQIVRALGQPLVMVTVSLIATAYIMPQDAGSASSLFNILRNLGGAIGIALLATLLDARAKVYFDYLRESIVPTNPQVEERLHLLTQTLGSEQAALAKLSQIVHEQAIIMAYNDAFHFIGIALGVSMLAILLTRKLPQNMAGGGAAH, encoded by the coding sequence GTGATGAGTGCGATGCTCGGCGCCTTCATGGCGGTGCTGGATATCCAGATCACCAACTCCTCGCTGAAGGACATCCAGGGCGCGCTGTCCGCCACCCTGGAGGAAGGTTCGTGGATTTCCACCTCTTACCTGGTGGCCGAGATCATCATGATCCCGCTGACCGCCTGGCTGGTGCAGTTGCTCTCGGCGCGGCGCCTGGCGGTGTGGGTGTCGGTGGGCTTTCTGATCGCCTCGCTGCTGTGCTCCATGGCATGGAGCCTGGAGAGCATGATCGTGTTCCGCGCGCTGCAGGGCTTCACCGGCGGCGCGCTGATCCCGCTGGCGTTCACCATGACGCTGATCAAGCTACCCGAGCACTACCGCGCCAAGGGCATGGCCCTGTTCGCCATCACCGCCACCTTCGCCCCCTCCATCGGCCCGACCCTCGGCGGCTGGCTCACGGAGAACTGGGGCTGGGAATACATCTTCTACATCAACGTGCCGCCTGGCCTGATCATGATCGCCGGCCTGCTCTACGGCCTGGAGAAAAAGGCGCCGCACTGGGAGCTGCTGAAGACCACCGACTACGCCGGCATCGTCACCCTCGGCCTGGGCCTGGGCTGCCTGCAGGTATTTCTCGAGGAAGGCCATCGCAAGGACTGGCTGGAGTCGCAACTGATCGTCGGCCTCGGCAGCGTGGCGCTGGTCAGCCTGATCCTGTTCGTCATTCTGCAGATATCCCGGCCGAACCCGTTGATCAACCTGGGCGTACTGCGCGAGCGCAACTTCGGCCTGGCCAGCATTTCCAGCCTGGGGCTCGGCGTGGGTCTTTATGGATCGATCTATGTGCTACCGCTGTACCTGGCGCAGATCCAGGGCTACAACGCCATGCAGATCGGCGAAGTGATCATGTGGATGGGCGTGCCGCAGCTGTTCCTGATCCCGCTGGTGCCCAAGCTGATGAAGATCATCTCGCCGAAATGGCTGTGCGCCCTGGGCTTCGCCCTGTTCGGCGCGGCGAGTTTCTTCTCCGGCGTACTCAACCCAGACTTCGCGGGCGAACAGTTCCAGCACATCCAGATCGTCCGCGCGCTGGGCCAGCCACTGGTGATGGTCACGGTTTCGCTGATCGCCACGGCCTACATCATGCCGCAGGACGCTGGCTCGGCCTCCAGCCTGTTCAACATCCTGCGCAACCTGGGTGGAGCCATCGGTATAGCACTGCTCGCCACCCTGTTGGATGCCCGCGCCAAGGTCTATTTCGACTACCTGCGCGAATCCATCGTGCCGACCAACCCGCAGGTGGAGGAGCGCCTGCATCTGCTGACGCAGACATTGGGTAGCGAACAGGCGGCGCTGGCCAAGCTCAGCCAGATCGTCCATGAACAGGCGATCATCATGGCCTACAACGATGCCTTCCATTTCATCGGCATCGCCCTGGGCGTGAGCATGCTGGCGATCCTGTTGACACGGAAATTGCCGCAGAACATGGCAGGTGGTGGCGCCGCGCATTAA
- a CDS encoding LysR family transcriptional regulator, whose protein sequence is MGLDDALIFTRVVECHSFTQAATSLGMQKSTVSRRIALLEERLGVRLLNRTTRKLRLTEVGQAYYERCRQIMLDFAEAEQAVMQLQREPSGLLRITSPIEFGQLFLGRVLGEFMRQYPQIDAEVELTSRSVDPLEEGVDIAIQVGQPQDSTLIARKLFESGRRLCASPAYLAAHGTPRSVAGLEGHRAILLQHDAPRYWPLLGEHLPCQRVMTCNNITFAREATLAGAGICGLPVMISEEAVRSGRLIELLPEARLPVGEVYAIYPSRRFQAMKVKTFLDFLIASLPITRGGLLEPGAVGLLTSPA, encoded by the coding sequence ATGGGGCTGGATGACGCACTGATCTTTACCCGAGTGGTGGAATGCCACAGTTTCACCCAGGCCGCGACCAGCCTGGGTATGCAGAAGTCGACGGTGAGTCGGCGTATCGCACTGCTCGAAGAGCGCCTGGGCGTTCGTCTACTCAATCGCACCACGCGTAAGTTGCGTCTGACCGAAGTGGGGCAGGCTTATTACGAGCGTTGTCGGCAGATCATGCTCGACTTCGCCGAAGCCGAGCAGGCGGTGATGCAACTGCAGCGCGAACCCTCCGGGCTGCTGCGCATTACTTCGCCGATTGAGTTCGGTCAGTTGTTTCTCGGGCGCGTGCTGGGTGAGTTCATGCGTCAATACCCGCAGATCGACGCCGAGGTAGAGCTGACTTCGCGATCCGTGGACCCGCTGGAAGAGGGCGTTGATATCGCCATCCAGGTCGGACAGCCGCAGGACTCCACGCTGATCGCGCGCAAGTTGTTCGAAAGTGGCCGACGTCTGTGCGCCAGTCCCGCTTACCTGGCGGCGCACGGCACGCCGCGCAGCGTTGCCGGGCTGGAGGGGCATCGGGCAATCCTGCTGCAGCATGACGCGCCGCGTTACTGGCCGCTATTGGGCGAACATCTGCCGTGCCAGCGGGTGATGACCTGCAACAACATCACCTTCGCCCGTGAGGCGACGCTGGCAGGCGCCGGGATTTGCGGGTTGCCGGTGATGATCAGCGAGGAGGCGGTGCGCAGCGGGCGTCTGATCGAGCTGCTGCCCGAGGCGCGCCTGCCGGTGGGGGAGGTGTACGCCATCTACCCTTCGCGGCGCTTCCAGGCGATGAAGGTCAAGACCTTCCTCGACTTTCTTATCGCCAGCTTGCCGATCACCCGCGGCGGGTTGCTGGAGCCGGGGGCCGTCGGCCTGCTAACATCGCCCGCTTGA
- a CDS encoding thioesterase family protein: MNWELPSPFVIDIEVSAEDIDGLGHANNAVYVSWLERCAWRHSQFLGLDLVEYRRLDRAMAVVRHEIDYLASAYEGQHLQIATWIVESDQRLKMDRRFQLVRPEDGATLLRAKTTFVCIELSSGRPKRMPEEFVEGYGKALMQPYPLEL; this comes from the coding sequence ATGAACTGGGAGTTGCCCAGCCCCTTCGTCATCGATATCGAAGTGAGCGCAGAGGACATCGACGGCCTCGGCCATGCCAACAACGCGGTGTACGTCAGTTGGCTGGAGCGCTGCGCCTGGCGGCATTCGCAGTTCCTGGGGCTGGACCTGGTCGAGTATCGCCGTCTGGATCGGGCCATGGCGGTGGTGCGTCACGAGATCGACTATCTGGCCAGCGCCTACGAAGGGCAGCATCTGCAGATAGCGACCTGGATCGTCGAGTCCGACCAGCGTCTGAAGATGGATCGGCGCTTCCAGCTGGTGCGCCCGGAAGATGGCGCCACCTTGTTGCGCGCCAAGACCACCTTTGTCTGCATCGAGCTGTCCAGCGGGCGCCCGAAGCGCATGCCGGAGGAATTCGTCGAAGGTTATGGCAAGGCGCTGATGCAGCCCTATCCGCTGGAGCTGTAA
- the uvrB gene encoding excinuclease ABC subunit UvrB, translating into MSEFQLVTRFKPAGDQPEAIRQMVEGLEAGLSHQTLLGVTGSGKTFSIANVIAQVQRPTLVLAPNKTLAAQLYGEFKAFFPNNAVEYFVSYYDYYQPEAYVPSSDTFIEKDASINDHIEQMRLSATKALIERKDVIVVCTVSSIYGLGSPEEYLKMVLHLDRGDKMDQRALLRRLAELQYTRNDMDFARATFRVRGDVIDVFPAESDLEAIRVELFDDEVESISAFDPLTGEVIQKLPRFTFYPKSHYVTPRETLLEAVEQIKVELQQRLEYLRGANKLVEAQRLEQRTRFDLEMILELGYCNGIENYSRYLSGRPSGAPPPTLYDYLPDEALLVIDESHVSVPQVGAMYKGDRSRKETLVEYGFRLPSALDNRPMRFEEWEAASPQTIFVSATPGPYEGEHAGRVVEQLVRPTGLVDPQIEVRPARTQVDDLLSEIRLRVAAGDRVLVTTLTKRMAEDLTDYLGDHDVKVRYLHSDIDTVERVEIIRDLRLGAFDVLVGINLLREGLDMPEVSLVAILDADKEGFLRSERSLIQTIGRAARNLNGRAILYADNMTGSMQRAIGETERRRAKQIAFNEANGIVPKGVQKDVKDILEGAVVPGARSNKRKGMAKAAEESARYENELRSPSEITKRIRQLEEKMYALARDLEFEAAAQMRDEIQKLRDRLLQV; encoded by the coding sequence ATGTCCGAGTTTCAGTTGGTGACCCGCTTCAAACCTGCCGGCGATCAGCCTGAGGCGATCCGGCAGATGGTCGAGGGGCTGGAGGCCGGCCTTTCGCACCAGACCCTGCTGGGTGTTACCGGCTCGGGCAAGACCTTCTCCATCGCCAACGTGATTGCCCAGGTGCAGCGCCCGACCCTGGTCCTGGCGCCGAACAAGACCCTGGCGGCGCAGCTCTATGGCGAGTTCAAGGCGTTCTTCCCGAACAACGCGGTGGAGTACTTCGTCTCCTACTACGACTACTACCAGCCGGAAGCCTATGTGCCGTCGTCGGACACCTTCATCGAGAAGGATGCCTCGATCAACGACCATATCGAGCAGATGCGCCTGTCAGCGACCAAGGCGCTGATCGAGCGCAAGGACGTGATCGTGGTCTGCACCGTGTCCTCGATTTACGGCTTGGGCAGCCCCGAGGAGTACCTGAAAATGGTGCTGCACCTCGACCGTGGCGACAAGATGGATCAGCGCGCGCTGCTGCGGCGCTTGGCCGAGCTGCAGTACACGCGCAACGACATGGACTTCGCCCGTGCCACTTTCCGCGTGCGCGGTGATGTGATCGACGTCTTCCCGGCGGAATCGGATCTGGAAGCCATTCGCGTCGAGCTGTTCGATGACGAGGTGGAAAGCATAAGCGCCTTCGACCCGCTGACCGGCGAGGTGATCCAGAAGCTGCCGCGCTTCACCTTCTATCCCAAGAGCCACTACGTCACGCCGCGTGAAACCTTGCTGGAGGCGGTTGAGCAGATCAAGGTCGAGCTGCAGCAGCGTCTGGAGTACCTGCGCGGTGCCAACAAGCTGGTGGAGGCGCAGCGCCTGGAGCAGCGCACGCGCTTCGATCTGGAGATGATCCTCGAGCTGGGCTATTGCAACGGCATCGAGAACTACTCGCGCTACCTGTCGGGCCGGCCATCTGGAGCGCCGCCACCCACTCTCTATGACTACCTGCCGGACGAAGCGCTGCTGGTGATCGACGAGTCTCACGTTTCGGTGCCGCAGGTCGGCGCCATGTACAAGGGCGACCGTTCGCGTAAGGAGACGCTGGTGGAATACGGCTTCCGTCTGCCTTCTGCGCTGGATAACCGACCGATGCGTTTCGAGGAGTGGGAGGCGGCCAGCCCGCAGACCATTTTCGTTTCCGCTACGCCTGGGCCTTACGAGGGCGAGCATGCCGGGCGCGTGGTGGAGCAGTTGGTGCGGCCGACCGGCCTGGTCGACCCGCAGATCGAGGTGCGTCCGGCGCGCACTCAAGTGGATGACCTGCTCTCGGAGATCCGTTTGCGTGTGGCAGCGGGTGACCGCGTGTTGGTCACCACGCTGACCAAGCGTATGGCCGAGGACTTGACCGATTACCTGGGTGACCATGACGTCAAGGTGCGTTACCTGCACTCGGACATCGATACCGTTGAACGGGTGGAGATCATTCGTGACCTGCGCCTGGGCGCCTTCGACGTGCTGGTGGGGATCAACCTGCTGCGTGAGGGCCTGGACATGCCCGAGGTGTCGTTGGTGGCGATTCTCGACGCGGACAAGGAAGGCTTCCTGCGTAGCGAGCGCTCGCTGATCCAGACCATTGGTCGCGCCGCACGTAACCTCAACGGTCGGGCGATTCTGTACGCCGACAACATGACCGGCTCGATGCAGCGCGCCATTGGCGAGACCGAGCGGCGCCGCGCCAAGCAGATCGCCTTCAACGAAGCCAACGGCATCGTGCCCAAGGGCGTGCAGAAGGACGTCAAGGACATTCTCGAAGGCGCCGTGGTGCCGGGGGCGCGCAGCAACAAGCGCAAGGGCATGGCCAAGGCAGCGGAGGAGAGCGCGCGTTACGAGAACGAGCTGCGTTCGCCGAGCGAGATCACCAAGCGTATTCGTCAGCTGGAAGAGAAGATGTACGCCCTGGCGCGCGATCTGGAGTTCGAGGCCGCAGCGCAGATGCGTGACGAGATTCAGAAGCTGCGCGATCGGTTGTTGCAGGTGTGA
- a CDS encoding alpha/beta fold hydrolase has translation MNQMTWVRGVNATLGRVAPQLIASRLRERFMTPRTTSPRDWELPLLASSERITLRFGLSALRWGSGPTVLLMHGWEGRPTQFALLIRALVDAGYGVVALDAPAHGRSPGREANVVLFARALLEAASELPPLRAVIGHSMGGASALLATQMGLRSETLVTIAAPSRILGLLRGFARFMGLPAEARAHFVRQVEKTAGIPAAHLDVQRYQLELPGLIVHAEDDQVVPVGEADLIHQAWFDSQLLRLPAGGHQRLLSDPVLLQAVLELLEQVPQASLKALAS, from the coding sequence ATGAATCAGATGACCTGGGTCCGTGGTGTCAATGCAACGCTGGGTAGAGTGGCGCCGCAACTGATCGCCAGTCGTTTACGCGAACGTTTCATGACGCCGCGCACTACGTCGCCGCGGGATTGGGAACTGCCGCTGCTGGCAAGTTCAGAGCGCATTACCCTGCGTTTCGGTCTCTCTGCGCTGCGTTGGGGCAGCGGCCCTACAGTGCTGCTGATGCATGGCTGGGAGGGGCGCCCGACCCAGTTCGCGCTGTTGATTCGCGCTCTGGTCGATGCGGGTTATGGTGTTGTCGCACTGGATGCGCCTGCCCATGGTCGATCGCCGGGGCGTGAGGCCAATGTGGTGCTGTTCGCACGTGCGCTGCTCGAGGCGGCCAGTGAGCTGCCGCCGCTACGCGCCGTGATCGGCCACTCGATGGGCGGCGCCAGCGCGTTGCTGGCCACGCAGATGGGCTTGCGCAGCGAGACCCTGGTGACCATCGCTGCGCCGAGTCGTATTCTCGGTCTGTTGCGTGGCTTTGCCCGGTTCATGGGGTTGCCTGCCGAAGCGCGTGCGCATTTCGTGCGGCAGGTGGAAAAGACTGCCGGTATCCCGGCGGCGCATCTCGATGTGCAGCGTTATCAGCTGGAACTGCCGGGCCTGATCGTGCATGCCGAGGACGATCAGGTGGTGCCGGTGGGCGAAGCCGACCTGATCCACCAGGCCTGGTTCGACAGTCAGCTGCTGCGTCTGCCTGCGGGTGGGCATCAGCGCTTGCTGAGTGATCCGGTGCTTCTGCAGGCCGTGCTCGAGCTGCTGGAGCAAGTGCCTCAGGCGTCGTTGAAGGCGTTGGCTTCGTAA
- a CDS encoding HlyD family secretion protein, protein MPATLQRRLLVFVILLALIAGALLAQWLLIGRYHESTDNAYVQGEITRVSSQLNARIEKVLVRDNQHVEAGQLLAVLEDADFRLARQRALAALQTHQAERTQAQSKLDQQASLIAASQADVAASQATLDRSKLDLGRAQTLRKPGYVSEERVTTLAADNRVARSQVAKAQADLQAQRQQVASLEAELKRLDALILSAQADLEQADLNLSRTQIHAPISGMVGQRSAREGQVVQSGAYLLSLVPDQDIWIQANFKETQIGRMRPGQKAELLFDSYPDTPIEGRIDSLFAASGAQFSLLPPDNATGNFTKVVQRIPVKLTFAADNPLHGLIRPGMSVEVTVDLRSDESHGG, encoded by the coding sequence ATGCCCGCCACACTGCAACGTCGCCTTCTCGTATTCGTGATCCTGCTGGCGTTGATAGCTGGCGCCCTGCTCGCCCAGTGGCTGCTGATCGGTCGCTACCACGAGAGCACCGACAACGCTTACGTACAGGGCGAGATCACTCGCGTCTCCAGCCAGTTGAATGCACGCATCGAAAAGGTCCTGGTGCGCGACAACCAACACGTGGAGGCCGGCCAACTGCTGGCCGTGCTGGAAGACGCCGATTTCCGCCTGGCGCGCCAGCGCGCCCTCGCTGCCCTGCAAACTCACCAGGCCGAGCGCACCCAGGCGCAGAGCAAACTCGACCAGCAGGCCAGCCTGATTGCCGCCAGCCAGGCCGACGTCGCCGCCAGCCAGGCGACCCTCGATCGCTCCAAGCTCGATCTCGGCCGCGCCCAGACCCTGCGCAAGCCGGGTTACGTCTCCGAAGAACGCGTCACCACCCTGGCCGCCGACAACCGCGTGGCCCGCTCGCAGGTGGCCAAGGCCCAGGCCGATCTGCAGGCTCAGCGTCAGCAGGTCGCCAGCCTGGAAGCCGAGCTCAAACGCCTGGACGCGCTGATTCTCTCGGCGCAGGCCGACCTGGAACAGGCCGACCTCAACCTCTCGCGCACGCAGATCCATGCGCCGATCAGCGGCATGGTCGGCCAGCGCTCGGCCCGTGAAGGCCAGGTGGTGCAAAGCGGCGCCTACCTGCTGTCGCTGGTACCGGATCAGGACATCTGGATCCAGGCCAACTTCAAGGAAACCCAGATCGGCCGCATGCGCCCGGGCCAAAAGGCCGAACTGCTGTTTGACAGCTATCCCGACACCCCCATCGAAGGCCGCATCGACAGCCTGTTCGCCGCCTCCGGCGCGCAATTCAGCCTGCTGCCGCCAGACAACGCCACCGGCAACTTCACCAAGGTGGTGCAGCGCATCCCGGTCAAGCTGACCTTCGCCGCCGACAACCCGCTGCATGGACTGATCCGCCCCGGCATGTCGGTGGAAGTCACCGTGGATCTGCGCAGCGACGAAAGCCATGGCGGGTGA
- a CDS encoding TetR/AcrR family transcriptional regulator, which produces MSGRKSETRKRILAAAGRVLAERGPGDPAVAEVMAEAGLTVGGFYAHFASKDALMLEAFRQLLRVRRDRLAQVDQSLTGRERRVLLAAFYLSRRHRDDADERCPLPSSLAEIARLPDGFRQTLAEHIELITAQMSGTPEEGDVALADLALMIGGLALARALGPGELSDRVLRAAKSAVV; this is translated from the coding sequence ATGAGCGGACGCAAAAGTGAAACCCGTAAGCGCATTCTCGCTGCGGCAGGGCGTGTACTCGCAGAGCGCGGGCCTGGTGACCCGGCGGTGGCTGAGGTCATGGCTGAAGCGGGGCTGACGGTCGGCGGCTTCTACGCGCACTTCGCCAGCAAGGATGCGCTGATGCTCGAGGCATTTCGTCAGTTGCTGCGGGTGCGGCGTGATCGCCTTGCGCAGGTCGACCAGAGCCTGACAGGCAGAGAGCGCCGAGTGCTCTTGGCCGCTTTCTACCTTTCGCGCAGGCACCGTGACGATGCTGACGAGCGCTGCCCGCTGCCGAGTTCGCTGGCGGAAATTGCGCGGTTACCGGATGGCTTTCGCCAGACCTTGGCTGAACACATTGAGCTGATCACGGCGCAAATGAGCGGGACGCCGGAAGAGGGCGATGTGGCGCTGGCTGACCTGGCGCTGATGATCGGTGGTTTGGCACTGGCGCGGGCCTTGGGGCCAGGCGAGTTGTCCGACCGGGTGTTGCGTGCTGCCAAGTCGGCAGTTGTGTGA